The following are encoded in a window of Xyrauchen texanus isolate HMW12.3.18 chromosome 42, RBS_HiC_50CHRs, whole genome shotgun sequence genomic DNA:
- the LOC127634923 gene encoding polypyrimidine tract-binding protein 2-like isoform X2: protein MDGIGDVAVGVKRGSDELLSSSMYYSPSSGLSSISDGTSNGSNSKKLRVEDRVGDSPLSRVLHIRKLPSDVSETEIIALGLPFGKVTNILTLKGKNQAFLELSTEEAAMTMVNYYSAVTPHVRNVPVYIQYSNHKELKTDNSNQSGGTTASGSNSSNGGGTPSSPVLRIIIDNMFYPVTLDVLQQIFSKFGTVMKIITFTKNNQFQALLQFSDSANALHAKAALDGQNIYNACCTLRIDFSKLINLNVKYNNDKSRDYTRPELPVGDGQPALDPSMAAALGKDSSSLLGALSPLSAAAAAAAAAGRVALSGQSGTSGVLLVSNLNEEMVTPHSLFTLFGVYGDVQRVKILFNKKDSALIQMSDMNQAQLAMSHLNGQKMYSKVIRVTISKHQTVQLPRDGLDDQGLTKDFTNSPLHRFKKPGSKNFQNIFPPSATLHLSNIPQDITEEDLRVLFSNSDGTVKAFKFFQDHKMALIQMTTIEEAIQCLVDLHNYNMGNNHHLKVSFSKSTI, encoded by the exons AGAGGATCAGATGAGCTGCTGTCCAGCAGCATGTATTACAGCCCCAGTTCTGGTCTGAGTAGTATAAGTG ATGGAACATCTAACGGCAGCAACAGCAAAAAGCTTCGAGTTGAAGACAGAGTCGGCGACTCTCCGTTGTCCCGCGTTCTCCACATCAGGAAGCTACCCAGTGATGTCTCAGAAACGGAGATCATTGCTCTGGGGCTACCTTTTGGAAAGGTCACCAATATCCTCACGTTGAAAGGCAAAAACCAG GCATTTCTGGAGTTGAGCACAGAGGAAGCTGCCATGACAATGGTCAATTATTACTCTGCTGTTACGCCTCATGTCCGTAATGTGCCTGTATACATCCAGTACTCCAATCACAAAGAACTCAAGACTGACAATTCAAACCAG TCAGGTGGGACTACAGCGTCAGGGTCCAACTCCAGCAACGGTGGAGGTACACCTTCCAGTCCAGTGCTAAGGATAATCATCGATAACATGTTTTACCCTGTTACCCTGGATGTCCTACAGCAG ATCTTCTCAAAGTTTGGCACCGTCATGAAAATCATCACATTCACCAAGAACAATCAGTTTCAGGCGTTGTTGCAGTTCAGTGATTCAGCCAATGCACTGCATGCTAAAGCG GCGCTAGATGGTCAAAACATATACAACGCCTGCTGTACTCTTCGCATAGACTTCTCAAAACTCATCAACTTGAATGTGAAGTACAATAATGATAAGAGCAGAGATTACACCAGGCCAGAGCTTCCTGTTGGAGATGGCCAGCCTGCTTTGGATCCCTCTATGGCTGCTGCCCTGGGTAAAGACTCCAGTTCCCTGCTTG GTGCCTTGAGCCCGCTGAGTGCGGCTGCTGCTGCTGCGGCCGCTGCTGGGAGAGTCGCTCTGTCGGGTCAGTCGGGGACCAGTGGGGTCCTGCTTGTTAGCAATCTAAATGAAGAG ATGGTTACGCCCCACAGTCTGTTTACCCTCTTCG GAGTTTATGGAGATGTGCAGCGTGTGAAGATTCTCTTTAATAAGAAAGACAGTGCGCTGATACAGATGTCAGATATGAATCAGGCTCAGCTTG CAATGAGTCATTTGAATGGCCAGAAGATGTATTCAAAGGTCATTCGGGTGACGATATCAAAACACCAGACCGTTCAGTTACCGAGGGATGGTTTGGACGACCAGGGTCTCACCAAGGACTTCACAAACTCTCCACTGCATCGTTTCAAAAAGCCTGGCTCCAAGAACTTCCAGAACATCTTCCCTCCTTCTGCCACACTACATCTGTCAAACATCCC GCAAGACATAACTGAAGAAGACCTCAGAGTCCTGTTCTCCAACTCCGATGGCACTGTGAAAGCTTTCAAGTTTTTCCA AGATCACAAAATGGCTCTGATTCAGATGACAACCATTGAGGAAGCCATTCAATGCCTGGTTGACCTTCACAATTACAACATGGGTAATAACCACCATCTGAAGGTCTCCTTTTCCAAATCAACCATCTAA
- the LOC127634923 gene encoding polypyrimidine tract-binding protein 2-like isoform X1 — protein sequence MDGIGDVAVGVKRGSDELLSSSMYYSPSSGLSSISDGTSNGSNSKKLRVEDRVGDSPLSRVLHIRKLPSDVSETEIIALGLPFGKVTNILTLKGKNQAFLELSTEEAAMTMVNYYSAVTPHVRNVPVYIQYSNHKELKTDNSNQSGGTTASGSNSSNGGGTPSSPVLRIIIDNMFYPVTLDVLQQIFSKFGTVMKIITFTKNNQFQALLQFSDSANALHAKAALDGQNIYNACCTLRIDFSKLINLNVKYNNDKSRDYTRPELPVGDGQPALDPSMAAALGKDSSSLLGKIPGALSPLSAAAAAAAAAGRVALSGQSGTSGVLLVSNLNEEMVTPHSLFTLFGVYGDVQRVKILFNKKDSALIQMSDMNQAQLAMSHLNGQKMYSKVIRVTISKHQTVQLPRDGLDDQGLTKDFTNSPLHRFKKPGSKNFQNIFPPSATLHLSNIPQDITEEDLRVLFSNSDGTVKAFKFFQDHKMALIQMTTIEEAIQCLVDLHNYNMGNNHHLKVSFSKSTI from the exons AGAGGATCAGATGAGCTGCTGTCCAGCAGCATGTATTACAGCCCCAGTTCTGGTCTGAGTAGTATAAGTG ATGGAACATCTAACGGCAGCAACAGCAAAAAGCTTCGAGTTGAAGACAGAGTCGGCGACTCTCCGTTGTCCCGCGTTCTCCACATCAGGAAGCTACCCAGTGATGTCTCAGAAACGGAGATCATTGCTCTGGGGCTACCTTTTGGAAAGGTCACCAATATCCTCACGTTGAAAGGCAAAAACCAG GCATTTCTGGAGTTGAGCACAGAGGAAGCTGCCATGACAATGGTCAATTATTACTCTGCTGTTACGCCTCATGTCCGTAATGTGCCTGTATACATCCAGTACTCCAATCACAAAGAACTCAAGACTGACAATTCAAACCAG TCAGGTGGGACTACAGCGTCAGGGTCCAACTCCAGCAACGGTGGAGGTACACCTTCCAGTCCAGTGCTAAGGATAATCATCGATAACATGTTTTACCCTGTTACCCTGGATGTCCTACAGCAG ATCTTCTCAAAGTTTGGCACCGTCATGAAAATCATCACATTCACCAAGAACAATCAGTTTCAGGCGTTGTTGCAGTTCAGTGATTCAGCCAATGCACTGCATGCTAAAGCG GCGCTAGATGGTCAAAACATATACAACGCCTGCTGTACTCTTCGCATAGACTTCTCAAAACTCATCAACTTGAATGTGAAGTACAATAATGATAAGAGCAGAGATTACACCAGGCCAGAGCTTCCTGTTGGAGATGGCCAGCCTGCTTTGGATCCCTCTATGGCTGCTGCCCTGGGTAAAGACTCCAGTTCCCTGCTTGGTAAGATCCCAG GTGCCTTGAGCCCGCTGAGTGCGGCTGCTGCTGCTGCGGCCGCTGCTGGGAGAGTCGCTCTGTCGGGTCAGTCGGGGACCAGTGGGGTCCTGCTTGTTAGCAATCTAAATGAAGAG ATGGTTACGCCCCACAGTCTGTTTACCCTCTTCG GAGTTTATGGAGATGTGCAGCGTGTGAAGATTCTCTTTAATAAGAAAGACAGTGCGCTGATACAGATGTCAGATATGAATCAGGCTCAGCTTG CAATGAGTCATTTGAATGGCCAGAAGATGTATTCAAAGGTCATTCGGGTGACGATATCAAAACACCAGACCGTTCAGTTACCGAGGGATGGTTTGGACGACCAGGGTCTCACCAAGGACTTCACAAACTCTCCACTGCATCGTTTCAAAAAGCCTGGCTCCAAGAACTTCCAGAACATCTTCCCTCCTTCTGCCACACTACATCTGTCAAACATCCC GCAAGACATAACTGAAGAAGACCTCAGAGTCCTGTTCTCCAACTCCGATGGCACTGTGAAAGCTTTCAAGTTTTTCCA AGATCACAAAATGGCTCTGATTCAGATGACAACCATTGAGGAAGCCATTCAATGCCTGGTTGACCTTCACAATTACAACATGGGTAATAACCACCATCTGAAGGTCTCCTTTTCCAAATCAACCATCTAA